From one Triticum aestivum cultivar Chinese Spring chromosome 4B, IWGSC CS RefSeq v2.1, whole genome shotgun sequence genomic stretch:
- the LOC123091003 gene encoding STS14 protein, which yields MAPQSRHHAAATACLLVLLALCAAPAYGGRALAVGKAQAAAAANATATADEFLAPHNKARAAVGVAALRWSADLTAAAAWTSSQQQKQKNCAFADMGASPYGANQGWASYRARPAEVVASWVAQGKYYTHANNTCAAGQQCGTYTQVVWRRTAEVGCAQASCASGATLTLCLYNPHGNVKGESPY from the coding sequence ATGGCTCCCCAGAGCCGCCACCACGCGGCGGCCACGGCGTGCCTTCTCGTCCTCCTCGCGCTGTGCGCCGCGCCGGCCTACGGCGGCCGCGCGCTGGCGGTCGGcaaggcgcaggcggcggcggcggcaaacgCTACGGCGACGGCGGACGAGTTCCTGGCGCCGCACAACAAGGCGCGCGCGGCGGTCGGCGTGGCCGCGCTGCGGTGGAgcgccgacctgacggcggcggcggcgtggaccTCGTCCcagcagcagaagcagaagaaCTGCGCGTTCGCGGACATGGGCGCCAGCCCCTACGGCGCGAACCAGGGGTGGGCGAGCTACCGCGCGCGCCCGGCCGAGGTGGTGGCCTCCTGGGTGGCGCAGGGGAAGTACTACACCCACGCCAACAACACCTGCGCCGCCGGCCAGCAGTGCGGCACCTACACGCAGGTGGTGTGGCGCCGCACCGCGGAGGTCGGCTGCGCGCAGGCCAGCTGCGCCTCCGGCGCCACGCTCACGCTCTGCCTCTACAACCCGCACGGCAACGTGAAGGGCGAGAGCCCCTACTAG
- the LOC123091004 gene encoding zinc finger BED domain-containing protein RICESLEEPER 2, with amino-acid sequence MGEPNGNENAMVHESEMVVGDEMIHGNEMVHSGEMIHEHDMVQGNEMVHGDDMVDGSGMVHDDEMIHGNEMIQVSDMIHGHEMVQVNDMVNGDEMAHGHELVSAEVTPPTISRRRRKKSLVWEHFTIEPVPGERGCQRACCNLCKATFAYSSGTKIAGTSHLKRHITLGSCPMIKSQERKLAMSSIGGVTDNDGEGTVERPSKRRYRYTGFANATFDQDRSSSHLAKLIILHDYPLHVVQQPAFTAFTESLQPRFRVADVETMEAEVYGVYQKEKNNLMQALNTMPGRISLTIGLWTTSQTLGYVSIAGQFIDTDWKVHRRMLNFMMVSSPHSENALGEAISSSLTDWNMKDKLFTVTLDNDCSSHDIYSANLRDHLSNKNNLMLKGQLFVVRCYANILNAVAHDVIASIHGVIYSIRESIKFIKASSAREQKFAEIALQLEIPSTKTLCLDVTIQWNTTYLMLLAALDYRQAFTTLETCDDNYNESPSAEDWKKLEAACNYLKFLYDSAHSIMAAANPTSNLFFHEAWKLQLELSNAITHEDPVFSSIAKEMHERFDKYWKDCNLVLAIGVVMDPRFKMKLVEFSYSKIYGVEAAKYVKVVDDALHDLYKDYVAQPLPLTPAYGAPGEVNKNGPANANNNAVTPPSTGDGLLDFDMYLSEIAISQPSKSELEQYLEEALTPRIQDFEIVDWWKLNTLKFPTLAKMARDILAIPMSMVSSGCSIFAAATTGSRMLDDYRSSLRPEIVEALFCSKDWLQYAPPPPPEAQGSVAVKME; translated from the coding sequence ATGGGCGAACCAAATGGCAATGAAAATGCCATGGTGCATGAAAGTGAAATGGTTGTTGGTGATGAGATGATCCATGGCAATGAAATGGTTCACAGTGGCGAGATGATCCATGAGCATGATATGGTTCAAGGGAATGAGATGGTTCATGGTGACGACATGGTGGATGGGAGTGGGATGGTCCATGATGATGAGATGATCCATGGTAATGAGATGATTCAAGTTAGTGACATGATCCATGGTCATGAAATGGTTCAAGTGAATGACATGGTCAATGGTGATGAGATGGCCCATGGTCACGAATTGGTCAGTGCTGAGGTGACCCCACCAACCATATCAAGACGCCGGAGAAAGAAGTCATTAGTATGGGAGCACTTTACCATTGAACCTGTTCCTGGGGAGAGGGGATGCCAACGTGCATGCTGCAACCTATGTAAGGCAACCTTTGCATACAGTTCTGGCACAAAGATAGCAGGTACTAGCCATCTCAAGAGGCACATCACGCTTGGCTCTTGCCCTATGATAAAAAGCCAAGAGAGGAAGCTGGCAATGAGTTCAATTGGAGGAGTGACTGACAACGATGGTGAGGGTACCGTAGAACGTCCTTCTAAGAGGCGTTACAGATATACTGGCTTTGCAAATGCTACATTTGATCAAGACCGTAGCAGCTCACATCTGGCGAAGCTTATCATTTTGCATGACTACCCACTTCATGTTGTTCAACAGCCAGCCTTCACTGCTTTTACTGAGAGCCTGCAGCCTCGTTTCAGGGTTGCGGATGTTGAAACAATGGAGGCAGAGGTGTATGGTGTTTACCAGAAAGAGAAAAACAACCTAATGCAAGCATTGAACACTATGCCTGGAAGGATTAGCCTCACCATAGGATTGTGGACAACTAGTCAGACTCTTGGCTATGTTTCTATAGCTGGGCAGTTCATTGACACGGATTGGAAAGTGCATCGAAGAATGCTTAACTTCATGATGGTGTCTTCTCCTCATTCGGAGAATGCACTTGGTGAAGCTATTAGCTCAAGCCTTACCGACTGGAACATGAAGGACAAGCTATTCACCGTCACATTGGATAATGATTGCTCATCACATGATATCTACAGTGCAAATCTGAGAGATCATCTCTCCAATAAGAACAACCTGATGCTTAAGGGCCAGCTGTTTGTTGTGAGGTGCTATGCCAATATCCTCAATGCAGTTGCACATGATGTCATTGCTTCAATCCATGGTGTGATCTACAGTATCCGTGAAAGTATAAAGTTCATAAAAGCTTCTTCTGCCCGTGAGCAGAAGTTTGCTGAGATTGCTCTGCAGCTGGAGATTCCCAGCACTAAGACCCTGTGCCTTGATGTTACAATACAGTGGAATACCACTTACCTTATGCTGCTTGCTGCCTTGGATTATAGGCAGGCATTCACCACATTGGAGACATGTGATGATAACTACAATGAGTCACCTTCTGCAGAAGACTGGAAGAAGTTGGAAGCTGCCTGCAACTATTTGAAATTTCTGTATGATTCTGCACATAGCATCATGGCTGCGGCAAATCCAACTTCTAACTTATTTTTCCATGAGGCGTGGAAACTTCAGCTGGAACTGTCAAATGCCATAACCCATGAAGATCCAGTTTTCAGTAGCATCGCCAAAGAAATGCATGAGAGGTTTGACAAGTACTGGAAGGATTGCAACCTTGTTCTAGCCATTGGTGTTGTCATGGACCCTCGTTTCAAGATGAAACTTGTAGAATTCAGTTATTCTAAAATCTATGGTGTGGAGGCAGCAAAGTATGTTAAGGTGGTGGATGATGCTCTTCATGACCTTTACAAGGATTATGTTGCACAGCCCCTGCCCCTGACGCCAGCctatggcgcaccaggggaagtTAATAAAAATGGGCCTGCCAATGCGAATAACAACGCAGTAACTCCACCTTCTACTGGGGATGGACTCCTTGACTTTGACATGTATCTTTCAGAGATAGCAATAAGCCAGCCCTCCAAGTCTGAGCTGGAGCAGTACCTGGAAGAAGCCCTGACGCCTCGCATCCAAGACTTTGAAATCGTGGACTGGTGGAAGCTCAACACCCTGAAGTTTCCAACACTGGCGAAGATGGCCCGTGATATCTTGGCCATCCCCATGTCCATGGTGAGCAGCGGCTGCTCCATATTTGCAGCGGCAACGACAGGAAGCCGGATGCTTGATGACTATAGAAGCTCACTGCGCCCTGAAATCGTGGAGGCACTTTTCTGCTCCAAAGACTGGCTTcagtatgctccgccgcctcctccagaaGCGCAGGGTTCTGTAGCGGTGAAGATGGAGTGA